In Vanacampus margaritifer isolate UIUO_Vmar chromosome 9, RoL_Vmar_1.0, whole genome shotgun sequence, the following proteins share a genomic window:
- the ube3d gene encoding E3 ubiquitin-protein ligase E3D has protein sequence MADFEMPAETRGVGVFFELRKRLQSGLLIIGKDVAGNPADVVVTGGDSSLHLRTRTGDVTLILPPGVSYVDESCILTPGGQSCEQELHFRLRINVSHIKIEESSDILRTLRAQETYCFYCQSCTTRLLEDRSFKRVLPLPNGNWNAIVDDWCCHPDPFASKKMLPRAEDCLLGDTFFLLTRDGSCEQTLLQEVSSADSQDSQDPKKTCRRLTLVSCMSCSSVLGEAPTPETLRLYITQVVVESSIGDRKPESSFSRSCFVERTVAARLAELSNSMSSFHFSVQTHSGKTFLLLWLLNSDSIIASIPEWSASTHIHSPSLRATRALKLLYISCCHMGIQQQDVATSWEVNATGHSVVLPLKVCEELLQVIEDSNAKLPASMRHMRAYKVAYLRL, from the exons ATGGCCGACTTTGAGATGCCAGCCGAGACACGAGGAGTCGGAGTGTTTTTCGAATTAAGGAAAAGGCTGCAAAGTGGACTTCTAATTATCGG GAAAGATGTTGCTGGCAACCCAGCTGACGTGGTTGTGACCGGTGGAGATTCCTCTCTTCACTTACGGACCCGCACAGGCGACGTGACCTTAATTTTGCCACCAGGAGTTTCCTACGTGGATGAATCCTGTATTCTGACACCAGGGGGACAATCCTGTGAGCAAGAGCTCCATTTCAGGCTGCGAATAAATGTTTCACATATCAAAATTGAAG AGTCCTCAGACATACTAAGGACACTGCGGGCTCAGGAGACTTATTGCTTTTACTGTCAGAGCTGTACGACCAGGCTGCTCGAGGATAg ATCGTTCAAGCGAGTGCTTCCTCTCCCTAATGGCAACTGGAACGCCATTGTGGATGATTGGTGCTGCCATCCAGATCCTTTTGCCAGCAAGAAGATGCTGCCCCGAGCTGAGGATTGCTTACTGGGCGACACCTTTTTTCTCCTCACTAGGGATGGCAGCTGTGAACAGACCCTTCTCCAGGAAGTGAGCTCTGCTGACTCACAGGATAGTCAAGACCCAAAG AAAACTTGCCGCAGATTGACACTTGTATCCTGCATGAGCTGTTCCTCAGTTCTGGGAGAGGCACCGACACCGG AGACCCTGAGACTGTACATTACACAGGTGGTGGTGGAGTCCAGTATAGGAGACAGAAAGCCAGAGTCTTCATTCAGCAG ATCCTGCTTCGTGGAGAGGACTGTAGCAGCAAGACTTGCAGAGCTTTCCAACTCTATGAGCTCCTTCCACTTTTCTGTCCAAACACACAGTGGAAAGACTTTCTTGCTG CTCTGGCTGCTGAATAGCGATTCCATCATAGCATCAATCCCAGAGTGGTCTGCTAGCACCCACATTCACAGTCCATCACTAAGGGCTACAAGAGCCCTCAAACTCCTCTACATATCCTGTTGTCATATGGGGATCCAGCAGCAAGA CGTCGCCACCAGCTGGGAGGTCAATGCCACAGGACACTCTGTGGTGCTCCCTCTGAAGGTGTGTGAGGAGCTGCTACAAGTGATAGAAGACAGCAATGCTAAGCTTCCTGCCTCGATGCGTCACATGAGAGCCTATAAG GTGGCGTACCTACGATTGTGA